From Lewinellaceae bacterium:
CTCGAAAAAAAGCCTATTTCCGTCGAAGGCTTTGTATTTTGCAGTTCAATAATTCGTATGCTTGTGGCCCAATGGCCGGCACGGCAAGCGCTCAACGCTTAAAACACCCAGGCTGAATAAATGTCTACAGAACGAGCAGAAGACATACTGACCCGCCTAAAGTCCGATGACCGGGCTGCTCTGAAAGACCTCTTTCAAGAGCACTACCCCCTCGTTTGCCAGTCCATCCACCGCTTCATCCGGGATCACGCCACCACTGAAGACCTGGCCCAGGAAGTCTTCCTGCGCTTCTGGGAAAAACGCCATTCCATAAATGTAACTTCCTCCCTGCCCGCTTACCTGCGGCGGATGGCCATGAATGAAGCCCTGGGCCACCTTCGCCGGAATAAGCGTTACGAAGAGGACGAGTTTATCCCGGAGAACGAAACCGAAACCGGCCCCAGCGCCGAAGAGTCCTTCCTGCACGGCGAACTGCAGGAACGCGTTGC
This genomic window contains:
- a CDS encoding RNA polymerase sigma-70 factor, with protein sequence MSTERAEDILTRLKSDDRAALKDLFQEHYPLVCQSIHRFIRDHATTEDLAQEVFLRFWEKRHSINVTSSLPAYLRRMAMNEALGHLRRNKRYEEDEFIPENETETGPSAEESFLHGELQERVAAAINTLPPKCRTVFQLSRFEELTYKEIADQMGISVKTVENQMGKALKILRERLRGYLHLFL